A stretch of Mycobacterium sp. ITM-2016-00316 DNA encodes these proteins:
- a CDS encoding thiamine-binding protein, with protein sequence MLVAFSLTPSAADVDGGVHRAVAEAVRIVRASGLPNETNAMFTNIEGEWDEVMAVVKQAVDAVAAVSPRVGLVLKADIRPGHTGQLSAKVQRLEDALES encoded by the coding sequence ATGCTCGTCGCCTTCAGCTTGACCCCGTCCGCTGCCGATGTCGACGGCGGTGTGCACCGCGCGGTCGCGGAGGCCGTCCGCATCGTGCGCGCATCCGGGCTGCCCAACGAGACGAACGCGATGTTCACCAACATCGAGGGTGAATGGGACGAGGTGATGGCCGTCGTCAAGCAGGCCGTGGACGCCGTCGCGGCCGTCTCACCGCGGGTCGGCCTGGTGCTGAAGGCCGATATCCGCCCCGGGCACACCGGCCAGCTCAGCGCGAAGGTGCAGCGCCTGGAAGACGCGCTCGAG